From Inquilinus sp. KBS0705, a single genomic window includes:
- the nth gene encoding endonuclease III has protein sequence MLKTERYRHFVEYFSKNQPDAVTELHYNNPYQLLVAVILSAQCTDKRINQITPALFERFPDAASLAASSSDEIFPYIRSVSYPNNKAKHLAGMGKMLMEVFNGEIPRGIDDLQKLPGVGRKTANVIASVVFETAAIAVDTHVFRVANRIGLTTNARTPLAVEKQLVEYLPKETLHIAHHWLILHGRYICVARTPKCHICPLTWFCKYYQQHNTETALLKAEAAKIKKAKEAKKKKTLNKISKELAKRSVDNNN, from the coding sequence ATGCTAAAAACCGAACGTTACCGCCATTTTGTAGAGTACTTTTCAAAAAACCAGCCCGACGCGGTTACCGAGCTGCATTATAACAACCCCTACCAGTTATTGGTAGCGGTTATACTATCGGCGCAATGCACCGATAAACGCATTAACCAAATAACCCCCGCCCTTTTTGAGCGCTTCCCCGATGCGGCTTCGCTTGCGGCATCAAGTTCTGATGAGATTTTTCCGTACATACGCAGTGTGAGTTACCCTAACAACAAGGCCAAACATTTGGCCGGCATGGGCAAAATGCTGATGGAGGTTTTTAACGGCGAAATACCAAGGGGTATAGATGACCTGCAAAAATTACCCGGCGTTGGCCGCAAAACCGCCAATGTAATAGCCTCGGTGGTATTTGAAACTGCTGCCATAGCGGTTGATACGCATGTATTTAGGGTGGCAAACCGTATTGGCTTAACCACCAATGCCCGCACCCCCCTGGCTGTCGAAAAACAACTGGTTGAGTACCTGCCTAAAGAAACCTTGCACATTGCCCACCATTGGCTGATATTACATGGCAGGTATATTTGCGTTGCCCGTACACCAAAATGCCATATATGCCCCCTAACCTGGTTTTGCAAATACTACCAGCAGCACAATACCGAAACCGCCCTGCTAAAAGCCGAGGCCGCCAAAATAAAAAAGGCCAAAGAAGCCAAAAAGAAAAAGACACTTAACAAGATAAGTAAGGAACTGGCCAAGCGAAGTGTTGATAATAATAATTGA
- the msrA gene encoding peptide-methionine (S)-S-oxide reductase MsrA, with amino-acid sequence MNTEKAILAGGCFWGVEELIRQQPGVISTRVGYTGGDVPNATYRNHGTHAEGIAIEFDPAVLSYRKLLEYFFQIHDPTTRNRQGNDIGTSYRSAIFYLNDSQRDTANDLIADMEASGIWPGKIITEVVPASDFWDAEAEHQDYLQKNPYGYTCHFERPDWKLS; translated from the coding sequence ATGAATACAGAAAAAGCGATACTGGCCGGCGGCTGCTTTTGGGGGGTAGAAGAGCTAATAAGGCAACAACCCGGTGTGATTTCGACGCGGGTTGGATATACCGGCGGCGATGTACCCAACGCCACCTACCGTAACCATGGCACCCATGCAGAAGGCATTGCCATTGAGTTTGACCCAGCGGTGCTATCCTACCGTAAACTGCTGGAGTATTTCTTCCAGATCCACGATCCTACCACCCGTAACAGACAAGGCAACGATATAGGAACGTCTTACCGTTCGGCTATATTTTATTTGAACGACAGCCAGCGCGATACCGCTAACGACTTAATTGCCGACATGGAAGCATCAGGCATTTGGCCGGGCAAAATTATTACCGAAGTAGTACCCGCATCCGATTTTTGGGATGCCGAAGCCGAGCACCAGGATTACCTGCAAAAAAATCCTTACGGGTATACCTGCCATTTTGAAAGGCCTGACTGGAAGTTGAGTTAA
- the recA gene encoding recombinase RecA, translated as MSNTDKLKALQLTLDKLEKSYGKGTIMKMGDTAIEPTEVISTGSLGLDIALGVGGLPKGRVIEIYGPESSGKTTLAIHAIAESQKKGGIAAFIDAEHAFDRFYAKKLGVDVENLLISQPDNGEQALEIADNLIRSGAIDILVIDSVAALVPKAEIEGEMGDSKMGLHARLMSQALRKLTGTISKTGCCCIFINQLRDKIGVMFGNPETTTGGNALKFYASVRLDVRRISQIKDTDEVSGNRVKVKIVKNKVAPPFRIAEFDIMFGEGISKAGEIIDLGVEYNIIKKAGSWFSYGETRLGQGRDAVKQLILDNPELAEELEIKIKETVTGDSLAEV; from the coding sequence ATGAGCAATACAGATAAATTAAAAGCCCTGCAGCTTACCCTGGATAAGCTGGAAAAATCATACGGAAAAGGCACTATCATGAAAATGGGTGACACTGCCATTGAACCTACCGAAGTAATATCAACCGGATCTTTAGGGTTGGATATTGCCTTAGGTGTAGGCGGTTTGCCAAAAGGCAGGGTAATAGAAATATACGGGCCCGAATCATCAGGTAAAACCACGCTGGCCATACACGCCATTGCCGAGTCGCAAAAGAAAGGCGGCATTGCTGCTTTTATTGATGCTGAGCACGCGTTCGATCGTTTTTATGCCAAAAAATTGGGCGTAGATGTAGAGAACCTTTTGATATCTCAGCCGGATAACGGCGAGCAAGCTTTAGAAATTGCCGATAACCTGATCCGCTCAGGTGCTATAGATATTTTAGTTATCGACTCTGTTGCCGCATTGGTACCAAAAGCCGAGATAGAAGGCGAAATGGGCGATTCTAAGATGGGTTTACATGCCCGCTTAATGTCGCAGGCATTGCGTAAACTAACCGGTACCATTAGCAAAACCGGATGCTGCTGCATATTTATTAACCAACTGCGCGATAAAATAGGTGTGATGTTTGGTAACCCCGAGACTACTACCGGTGGTAACGCTTTAAAATTTTATGCTTCGGTACGTTTAGATGTACGCCGTATATCGCAAATTAAAGATACCGACGAAGTATCCGGTAATCGCGTTAAGGTGAAGATAGTTAAAAACAAAGTTGCGCCGCCGTTCCGTATAGCCGAGTTCGACATTATGTTTGGCGAGGGTATATCAAAAGCAGGTGAAATAATTGACCTGGGTGTTGAATACAACATCATTAAAAAGGCGGGATCGTGGTTTAGCTACGGCGAAACCCGCCTTGGCCAGGGCCGCGACGCGGTTAAACAACTAATTTTGGATAACCCCGAATTAGCCGAAGAACTGGAAATAAAAATAAAAGAAACTGTTACCGGCGATAGCTTAGCCGAAGTATAA
- a CDS encoding sigma-70 family RNA polymerase sigma factor — protein MDFQLKSDQDLIHLYIAGDEAGLVELIRRYQSKIYTSIYLLVKDEALAEDIFQDTFIKVINTLKAGKYNEEGKFLPWVTRIGHNLVIDHFRREKRAPMVSNGDDFDIFEVLGNYDESAEDRLVREQTHKDLKSLIQLLPSEQKEVLIMRHFGDMSFKEIADVTDVSINTALGRMRYALNNLRKMMQSKELSLKN, from the coding sequence ATGGATTTTCAATTGAAAAGTGATCAGGATCTAATCCATCTGTATATCGCCGGCGATGAGGCCGGGCTGGTTGAGTTGATCAGAAGATATCAATCTAAAATTTACACATCTATTTATTTGCTCGTTAAAGACGAAGCCCTTGCCGAAGATATTTTTCAGGATACCTTTATTAAGGTTATTAATACCTTAAAAGCCGGCAAATACAACGAGGAAGGCAAGTTTTTACCATGGGTAACCCGTATTGGCCATAACCTGGTGATAGACCATTTCCGACGCGAAAAACGCGCCCCTATGGTAAGCAACGGCGACGACTTCGACATATTTGAGGTTTTAGGCAATTACGATGAAAGCGCCGAAGACCGCCTGGTGCGCGAGCAAACCCACAAAGACCTTAAATCGCTTATACAGCTTTTACCATCCGAGCAAAAAGAAGTATTGATAATGCGCCACTTTGGCGACATGAGCTTTAAAGAAATTGCCGATGTTACCGATGTAAGCATTAACACCGCCCTGGGCCGTATGCGCTATGCGCTTAACAACCTGCGTAAAATGATGCAAAGCAAAGAATTGAGCTTGAAAAATTAG
- the uvrA gene encoding excinuclease ABC subunit A, whose protein sequence is MKEAEKDPQKHIIIKGARVHNLKNMDVAIPKNKLVVITGMSGSGKSSLAFDTLYAEGQRRYVESLSSYARQFLGRMNKPDVDYIKGIAPAIAIEQKVITSNPRSTVGTSTEIYDYLKLLFSRIGKTISPVSGGIVKKDSVTDVINFITALPDDSQVTILCPLHPHNNRSIKEELAVLMQKGFVRVEFNGQVSRIESLLEDESIDNTSMLADATAEPAKTKKTKAKEDTAESALPVASVVRIVIDRITKNEEDETISRLADSIQTAFFEGKGDCYVRYVAPPQPSPEGRASELKVLPAGEDLGGAELERFFCDRFELDNIRFEEPTPNFFSFNNPYGACKRCEGYGKVIGIDEDLVIPDKSKSVYEGAIAPWRGEKMREWNDVLVKSSIKFDFPIHRQYNQLTAGQQLLLWTGNQYFRGLDAFFKEMEEQTYKIQYRVLLSRYRGKTTCPECKGSRLRKDASYVKIDGMSITDVVLMPLDSALEFFSNLKLNETDLKVGKRLLLEITNRLSFLNDVGLSYLTLNRLSNTLSGGESQRINLATSLGSSLVGSVYVLDEPSIGLHPRDTQRLITVLRSLRDVGNTVLVVEHEEEIMKAADHIIDIGPEAGTHGGNLIFTGTYDQIIVDDDSLTGKYLSGREEIAIPASRRKWNDFIEIKGARENNLNHVNAKFPLGVLTVVTGVSGSGKTSLVKRVLAPALQKTLGNYNGDQSGAFDSLEGDYNKIEQVELVDQNPIGRSSRSNPVTYVKAWDEIRNLYAALPVAKAAGLKPSAFSFNVEGGRCDVCQGEGEVKIEMQFMADIFLTCEACGGKRFKQHILDVTYNEKNVSEVLELTIDEALEFFAKEPKIIAKIKPLVDVGLGYVQLGQSSNTLSGGEAQRIKLASFLVKGNNTHKTLFIFDEPTTGLHFADIKKLLKSFDALLEHGNTIIVIEHNMDVIKCADWVIDIGPEGGNRGGNVVFEGIPEDLIKVKDSFTGKFLKERF, encoded by the coding sequence ATCAAAGAAGCAGAAAAAGATCCGCAGAAACATATTATCATAAAAGGGGCAAGGGTACACAACCTGAAAAACATGGATGTGGCCATCCCCAAAAACAAGCTGGTGGTTATTACCGGCATGTCGGGTTCGGGTAAATCGTCCCTGGCGTTTGATACCTTGTATGCCGAGGGGCAGCGCAGGTATGTAGAGAGCCTGTCGTCATACGCCCGCCAGTTTTTGGGCCGCATGAACAAACCCGATGTAGACTATATAAAAGGTATAGCCCCTGCAATCGCTATCGAGCAAAAGGTAATTACCAGCAATCCGCGCTCTACCGTAGGCACATCAACCGAGATATACGATTACTTAAAACTGCTTTTTTCGCGCATTGGTAAAACCATTTCGCCGGTATCGGGCGGTATCGTAAAAAAGGACAGCGTTACCGATGTGATCAATTTTATTACCGCCCTGCCTGATGATAGCCAGGTAACCATACTTTGCCCGCTGCACCCGCATAATAACCGCAGTATAAAAGAAGAACTGGCGGTATTAATGCAAAAGGGTTTTGTACGCGTGGAGTTTAACGGGCAGGTATCGCGTATAGAGAGCCTGCTGGAAGACGAAAGCATTGACAATACATCTATGCTGGCTGATGCTACTGCCGAACCGGCCAAAACAAAAAAGACCAAAGCAAAAGAAGATACGGCCGAATCGGCATTGCCTGTGGCATCGGTGGTACGAATTGTAATAGACCGCATCACTAAAAACGAAGAAGACGAAACCATTAGCCGCCTGGCCGATAGTATACAAACCGCTTTTTTTGAAGGCAAAGGCGATTGTTATGTACGCTATGTAGCCCCTCCCCAACCCTCCCCGGAAGGGAGGGCTTCAGAATTAAAAGTCCTCCCTGCTGGGGAGGATTTAGGTGGGGCTGAGTTGGAGCGCTTTTTTTGCGACCGTTTTGAGCTGGATAACATCCGCTTTGAAGAGCCTACACCAAACTTTTTTAGCTTTAACAACCCATATGGCGCCTGCAAGCGTTGCGAGGGCTATGGCAAGGTTATTGGCATTGACGAGGATTTGGTTATCCCCGATAAAAGCAAAAGCGTTTACGAGGGTGCTATTGCCCCATGGCGAGGCGAGAAGATGCGCGAATGGAACGATGTACTGGTAAAAAGCTCAATTAAGTTCGATTTTCCTATTCACCGCCAGTATAACCAGCTTACTGCCGGGCAGCAACTGTTGTTATGGACGGGTAACCAATATTTTCGCGGGTTGGATGCTTTCTTCAAAGAAATGGAGGAGCAAACCTATAAGATACAGTACCGGGTGCTGCTATCGCGCTACCGCGGCAAAACTACCTGCCCCGAGTGTAAGGGCAGCCGTTTGCGTAAGGATGCCTCGTATGTAAAAATTGATGGCATGTCTATAACCGATGTGGTATTGATGCCTTTAGATAGCGCGCTTGAATTTTTCAGCAACCTTAAACTAAACGAAACCGACCTTAAGGTAGGCAAGCGCCTGCTGTTAGAAATAACCAATCGCCTTAGCTTTTTAAATGATGTTGGCTTAAGTTATTTAACGCTTAATCGTTTATCAAACACGCTATCGGGCGGCGAGTCGCAGCGTATTAACCTGGCCACCTCGCTGGGTAGTAGCCTGGTAGGTTCGGTATATGTGTTGGACGAGCCGAGCATTGGCTTGCACCCGCGCGATACTCAACGCCTTATTACCGTATTACGGTCGTTGCGCGATGTGGGCAACACTGTATTAGTAGTTGAGCACGAAGAAGAGATAATGAAAGCTGCCGACCATATTATTGATATTGGCCCCGAAGCCGGTACGCATGGCGGTAACCTTATATTTACGGGTACTTACGATCAGATCATCGTGGATGATGACAGCCTTACCGGTAAATACCTAAGCGGCCGCGAAGAAATTGCCATACCTGCAAGCCGCCGTAAATGGAACGATTTTATTGAGATAAAAGGCGCCCGAGAAAATAACCTTAACCATGTAAATGCTAAGTTTCCGCTTGGGGTGCTTACCGTGGTAACAGGCGTATCGGGCTCGGGTAAAACCAGTTTGGTAAAGCGTGTGCTGGCACCCGCCCTGCAAAAAACCTTAGGTAACTACAACGGCGACCAAAGCGGCGCGTTTGACAGCCTGGAGGGCGATTACAACAAAATTGAACAGGTAGAACTGGTGGACCAAAACCCCATCGGCCGTTCGTCACGATCGAACCCGGTTACTTATGTTAAGGCCTGGGACGAGATACGCAACCTGTATGCGGCCCTGCCTGTGGCCAAAGCTGCCGGCTTAAAGCCATCGGCCTTCTCGTTTAACGTAGAGGGTGGCCGCTGCGATGTTTGCCAGGGCGAAGGCGAGGTGAAGATAGAGATGCAGTTTATGGCCGATATATTTTTAACCTGCGAGGCCTGCGGCGGTAAACGCTTTAAACAGCATATACTTGATGTTACCTATAATGAAAAGAACGTATCGGAAGTTTTAGAGCTGACCATTGACGAGGCATTGGAGTTTTTTGCCAAAGAGCCCAAGATAATCGCTAAAATAAAACCATTGGTTGATGTAGGCTTGGGTTATGTGCAGTTGGGCCAATCATCAAACACGCTTTCGGGCGGCGAGGCACAGCGTATTAAGCTGGCGTCGTTCCTGGTAAAGGGTAACAACACACATAAAACCTTGTTTATTTTTGATGAGCCTACCACTGGTTTGCACTTTGCCGATATTAAAAAACTGCTAAAATCATTCGACGCGCTGTTAGAGCATGGCAACACCATTATTGTAATAGAGCATAACATGGATGTAATAAAATGCGCCGACTGGGTAATTGATATTGGCCCCGAAGGTGGTAACCGCGGCGGTAACGTTGTATTTGAAGGCATACCCGAAGACCTGATCAAAGTAAAAGACAGCTTTACCGGTAAGTTTTTAAAAGAGCGGTTTTGA